A window from Sinanaerobacter sp. ZZT-01 encodes these proteins:
- a CDS encoding adenosylhomocysteinase gives MKQNEVRDINLAPLGRQKIEWVRNNMPLLNGLEEQFKKEKPFDGVKISLSVHLEAKTAYLCEVLAAGGAEMSVTGSNVLSTQDEIAAALAVTGMKVYAYHGATAEEYNRHIEMALEHGPNIVIDDGSDLINMLHNKRTDLLKDVWGGCEETTTGVIRLKAMEKDGALKVPMVAVNDAKCKHMFDNRYGTGQSVWDSIMRNTNLIIAGKEVVVGGYGWCSKGIAMRAKALGARVIVTEVDAVSAVEAVMDGFEVMTMEKAAPRGDIFVSATGCNQVITVKYMLNMKDRAILANAGHFNVEIDMEELERKAVAKKETRPNIMGYWLENGKCVNVIAEGRLVNIAAADGHPAEIMDMSFAVQCLSAMYILENRGKLENKVIDVSNEIDNLVAERKLAAWGIQIDKLTSQQEKYLSSWNL, from the coding sequence ATGAAACAGAATGAAGTGAGAGACATTAATTTAGCACCGTTGGGGCGACAGAAAATTGAGTGGGTTCGAAATAATATGCCGCTTTTAAATGGCTTAGAGGAGCAGTTTAAAAAAGAAAAACCATTTGATGGAGTAAAGATATCCTTGTCAGTCCATTTGGAAGCGAAGACGGCTTATCTTTGCGAGGTTCTTGCAGCAGGAGGCGCGGAGATGTCCGTAACCGGAAGCAATGTATTATCAACACAAGACGAAATTGCTGCCGCTCTGGCTGTAACCGGAATGAAAGTATATGCTTATCATGGCGCTACTGCGGAGGAATATAATCGGCATATTGAAATGGCTTTGGAGCACGGCCCGAATATCGTTATTGATGACGGAAGCGATCTGATCAATATGCTTCACAATAAAAGAACTGACTTATTGAAAGATGTTTGGGGTGGCTGTGAAGAAACGACAACAGGTGTCATTCGCTTGAAGGCGATGGAAAAAGACGGTGCATTGAAGGTACCTATGGTTGCAGTAAACGATGCAAAATGCAAGCATATGTTTGATAATCGTTATGGAACAGGGCAGTCCGTATGGGACAGCATCATGCGTAATACCAATTTAATTATTGCAGGAAAAGAAGTGGTAGTCGGTGGTTACGGATGGTGTTCCAAAGGTATTGCAATGCGTGCAAAAGCATTGGGAGCACGGGTCATCGTTACAGAGGTTGATGCGGTTTCTGCCGTGGAGGCAGTTATGGATGGCTTTGAAGTTATGACGATGGAGAAGGCTGCACCGCGTGGTGACATCTTTGTTTCGGCAACAGGCTGTAATCAAGTCATTACAGTAAAATATATGCTCAATATGAAAGATCGTGCTATTTTAGCAAATGCAGGTCACTTCAACGTAGAAATTGATATGGAAGAGCTGGAAAGAAAAGCGGTTGCAAAGAAAGAAACTCGTCCAAACATCATGGGCTACTGGCTGGAAAATGGAAAGTGTGTCAATGTAATAGCAGAAGGTCGTTTGGTAAATATTGCGGCAGCAGACGGACATCCGGCTGAAATTATGGACATGAGCTTTGCAGTGCAGTGCTTGAGCGCAATGTATATTTTGGAAAATCGCGGGAAGCTGGAGAACAAAGTAATCGATGTTTCAAACGAGATTGATAATTTAGTTGCAGAGCGGAAATTAGCGGCATGGGGAATCCAAATTGATAAGCTGACTTCTCAGCAGGAAAAATACTTATCCAGCTGGAATTTATAG
- a CDS encoding ADP-ribosylglycohydrolase family protein produces MKNSKAYFRGCLLGGAIGDAYGYPVEFLKLEEIREEFGMEGITELVCDKESQRALFSDDTQMTTFTVDGLLWADARAKEKGIYAYTPCIFFAFQKWLYTQTGSFADETYKFLLKGEILDWEGLFTRRGPGTTSLVTLAGCIHGKYGTIKNRINNSKGSGAVMRAAPIGLYFYNDPKMAFKIGCESGAITHGSPSGYLPAGCLAFIISGIIQGKELEQSVFDVFAELREYENYEETYEVLKKAVTLARDSKDGIGSSELRQAELSDLHSLGEGWTGEEALAMAVYCALKHSDDFKKALWLAVNNDGNSDTIGAICGNLLGAYLGSLEIPFSWIQKVELSDLMVHGADKMLEAIT; encoded by the coding sequence ATGAAAAACAGCAAAGCGTATTTCAGAGGGTGCTTGCTTGGAGGGGCGATAGGAGATGCTTATGGGTATCCTGTGGAATTTTTAAAGCTTGAGGAAATTCGAGAAGAATTTGGGATGGAAGGGATTACAGAACTCGTTTGTGACAAAGAATCTCAAAGGGCACTTTTTTCAGATGACACACAAATGACAACCTTCACCGTAGATGGATTGCTTTGGGCAGATGCAAGGGCAAAGGAGAAAGGAATTTACGCTTATACACCATGTATATTTTTTGCCTTTCAAAAATGGCTTTATACTCAGACGGGAAGTTTTGCGGATGAGACATATAAATTTTTATTAAAAGGAGAGATTCTTGACTGGGAGGGGTTGTTTACAAGAAGGGGACCTGGGACAACCAGTCTAGTGACGTTAGCTGGATGTATCCATGGGAAATACGGAACGATAAAAAATAGAATTAATAATAGTAAAGGATCAGGGGCGGTTATGCGTGCAGCCCCCATTGGATTATATTTCTATAATGATCCTAAGATGGCTTTTAAAATCGGCTGTGAAAGTGGAGCAATCACACATGGAAGCCCCAGCGGATATCTTCCGGCAGGATGCTTGGCTTTTATTATTTCTGGAATCATTCAAGGTAAAGAATTGGAACAGAGTGTTTTTGACGTATTTGCAGAATTAAGAGAGTATGAAAATTACGAAGAAACCTACGAGGTCTTAAAAAAAGCCGTTACACTAGCAAGAGACTCAAAGGATGGCATAGGGAGCAGTGAGCTTCGGCAGGCAGAACTTTCTGATCTGCATTCTTTAGGGGAAGGGTGGACCGGAGAGGAAGCACTGGCAATGGCTGTTTACTGTGCACTAAAACATTCTGATGATTTTAAAAAAGCGTTATGGCTTGCGGTCAATAACGATGGAAACAGTGATACAATAGGTGCGATTTGCGGGAATTTGTTAGGAGCTTATTTAGGAAGTTTGGAAATTCCCTTTTCATGGATTCAAAAAGTAGAACTTTCTGACTTAATGGTACATGGAGCTGATAAAATGTTGGAAGCGATTACATAG
- a CDS encoding GDSL-type esterase/lipase family protein: MRRSMAIGIVAVLLCGLTVFAMGLENKAIISEQDNKQSQSDDEEVEEQQKAEEPKEKDVVEADEKREEPEIVPAIKQEISKTELESVDNHYFDDAAFIGDSRTEGFRLHAGLTESAYFTAKGLNVKDVFDKPLMKEQSGTKTIAQALREKAYNKYYIMLGANELGWVYTDIFTDKYGQIIDLIREISPNAIIYVQSILPVTDEKSQSDAIYNNTNIVRFNELLKGLAEEKGAVYLRVNEAVQKEDGALQEEATTDGVHLNKEYCVKWMEYLKEHIENKNLGEGKK, translated from the coding sequence TTGAGAAGATCAATGGCAATTGGTATTGTGGCAGTATTATTATGTGGGTTAACTGTTTTTGCGATGGGATTAGAAAATAAAGCTATCATTTCCGAGCAGGATAATAAACAGTCCCAGTCAGATGATGAAGAGGTCGAAGAACAACAAAAAGCAGAAGAACCGAAAGAAAAGGATGTAGTTGAAGCCGATGAAAAGAGAGAAGAACCAGAAATCGTGCCAGCCATTAAACAGGAAATATCAAAGACAGAATTAGAATCAGTGGACAACCACTATTTTGATGATGCTGCATTTATTGGAGATTCTAGAACAGAGGGGTTTCGACTACATGCAGGATTGACAGAATCTGCTTATTTTACAGCAAAAGGATTGAATGTAAAGGATGTTTTTGATAAACCTTTAATGAAAGAACAAAGTGGGACAAAGACGATTGCCCAGGCTCTGCGTGAAAAAGCATACAATAAATATTACATTATGCTTGGCGCAAATGAATTGGGATGGGTTTATACTGATATTTTTACTGATAAATATGGACAAATTATTGATTTGATTCGAGAAATTAGCCCGAATGCAATCATATATGTACAGTCGATTCTGCCAGTAACGGATGAAAAATCTCAATCGGATGCGATTTACAATAATACGAATATTGTACGTTTTAATGAATTACTGAAAGGATTGGCGGAAGAAAAAGGTGCTGTTTATTTGCGTGTCAATGAAGCCGTTCAAAAAGAGGATGGAGCTTTACAAGAGGAGGCAACAACAGATGGTGTTCACTTAAATAAAGAGTATTGTGTAAAATGGATGGAATATTTAAAAGAACATATAGAAAATAAGAATCTGGGAGAAGGTAAAAAATGA
- a CDS encoding DUF4358 domain-containing protein, whose translation MTKRVWKISGILLLIAAGLCACGEKSEVALNINEVAEALQSGITFEDQMNQVELPIFYALYNLSEEEVDDAVMIGSTGATAEEIAVIKAKSEDMVDKVKEAVSERVEFQKEGFENYVPKELEKLSDPIIVTKGNYVILCVSEDNTKAQEIIDEYITE comes from the coding sequence ATGACAAAACGAGTTTGGAAAATAAGTGGAATTTTATTGTTGATAGCAGCAGGGTTGTGTGCTTGCGGAGAGAAGAGTGAAGTTGCCTTGAATATCAACGAGGTCGCAGAGGCACTCCAATCGGGAATCACGTTTGAAGATCAGATGAACCAAGTAGAGCTTCCGATTTTTTATGCATTATATAATTTATCAGAAGAAGAAGTCGACGATGCTGTTATGATAGGCAGCACCGGCGCAACTGCAGAAGAAATTGCTGTGATTAAAGCAAAATCAGAAGATATGGTGGATAAAGTAAAAGAGGCAGTTTCGGAGCGTGTGGAATTTCAAAAAGAAGGATTTGAGAATTATGTACCGAAAGAATTGGAAAAATTGTCTGATCCTATTATTGTAACTAAAGGAAACTATGTAATTTTATGTGTATCGGAAGATAATACCAAAGCACAAGAAATTATAGATGAATATATAACGGAGTAA
- a CDS encoding GerMN domain-containing protein: MKNKKMKMLSLCIFLVVLVSMIVGCKGADTNAEEKISSDLKLYYVNDEYVATGNEDLNQMKEPYEVTIQTKPKDAYLEAVSKLKEAPLDGYVTMLSEQIIIQSVKVEDGTAFVDLSSKNLSGGSMEEGLLVNQIVLTLLDSFDDIQQVQFTLDGGVTESLMGHVDVSKPFTVSDTGDGNKKVMIVE; encoded by the coding sequence ATGAAAAATAAAAAAATGAAAATGCTGAGCCTTTGTATATTCCTAGTGGTATTGGTATCTATGATTGTCGGATGTAAGGGAGCGGATACGAATGCAGAAGAAAAAATAAGCAGTGATTTAAAGTTGTATTATGTGAATGACGAATACGTAGCTACCGGAAATGAAGATTTAAATCAAATGAAGGAACCTTATGAGGTAACCATTCAAACCAAGCCAAAAGATGCGTATTTAGAGGCTGTTTCTAAACTAAAGGAAGCACCGCTGGATGGCTATGTTACTATGTTGAGTGAACAAATTATAATCCAAAGCGTAAAAGTAGAAGATGGAACTGCCTTTGTTGATCTTTCAAGTAAAAATTTAAGCGGAGGATCGATGGAGGAAGGACTTTTAGTGAACCAAATCGTTTTAACTTTATTGGATTCCTTTGATGACATCCAACAAGTGCAGTTTACTTTGGACGGTGGAGTAACGGAATCACTCATGGGACATGTAGATGTAAGTAAACCATTTACAGTTAGCGACACAGGGGATGGAAACAAAAAAGTAATGATTGTAGAATAA
- a CDS encoding MBOAT family O-acyltransferase: MNSNHLLHTDLKPLLLPLPLGISFYTFQAMSYLIDLYRGKVEVQKDFICFGTYVALFPQLIAGPIVRFSDIATQLKERKESDSLFANGVRRFSVGLSKKVLLANNAGLVFDQIAKQQGESVSVLSVWIGILMFTFQIYFDFSGYSDMAIGLGNMFGFTFPENFDYPYTSKNITEFWRRWHISLGTWFREYVYIPLGGNRKGLRRQIFNLLVVWALTGIWHGASWNFMIWGLYFGVILILEKIFLINWLKKIPVIFQYGITFFLVMMSWVIFSFDSPHQIFWYFQSLFACNGNKIIDLQGLYLLKSNFILLTIMSFGVTAFPKKVAASVRSYLVETKIGTVFFCGLQMIGMLFLYVIVIAFLVSSSYNPFLYFRF, encoded by the coding sequence ATGAATAGCAATCACCTGTTGCATACAGATTTGAAACCATTACTGCTTCCTCTGCCGCTGGGGATTTCTTTTTATACCTTTCAAGCGATGTCTTATTTGATAGACCTTTATAGAGGAAAAGTGGAGGTGCAGAAAGACTTTATTTGCTTTGGCACATATGTAGCGCTTTTTCCGCAACTAATTGCTGGACCAATTGTCCGATTTTCAGATATTGCAACCCAGTTGAAGGAACGAAAAGAGAGCGATTCTTTATTCGCGAATGGAGTGCGCCGCTTTTCTGTTGGATTATCGAAGAAAGTTCTTTTAGCGAACAATGCTGGACTCGTCTTTGATCAGATTGCAAAGCAGCAAGGGGAAAGTGTATCTGTTTTATCTGTTTGGATTGGTATTCTTATGTTTACCTTCCAAATTTACTTTGATTTTTCCGGTTATTCGGATATGGCGATCGGTCTGGGGAATATGTTTGGTTTTACTTTTCCGGAAAATTTTGACTATCCTTATACCTCAAAGAACATTACTGAATTTTGGAGGCGATGGCATATTAGTTTGGGAACTTGGTTTCGTGAATATGTCTATATTCCTCTTGGCGGTAACCGAAAAGGCTTAAGGCGTCAGATCTTTAATTTATTGGTGGTTTGGGCACTTACGGGTATTTGGCATGGAGCCAGCTGGAACTTTATGATTTGGGGGCTGTATTTTGGCGTTATCTTGATTTTAGAAAAAATATTTTTAATCAATTGGTTAAAAAAAATACCTGTTATTTTTCAATATGGTATTACCTTTTTTCTTGTAATGATGAGCTGGGTCATTTTCTCTTTTGATTCACCGCATCAAATATTTTGGTACTTTCAGTCGCTGTTTGCATGCAACGGAAATAAAATCATCGATTTACAAGGGCTGTATTTACTAAAAAGTAATTTTATATTGTTGACGATCATGAGCTTTGGTGTTACGGCATTTCCAAAAAAAGTAGCTGCCTCTGTTCGAAGTTACCTTGTGGAGACAAAGATAGGAACTGTTTTTTTCTGTGGATTGCAAATGATAGGAATGCTCTTTTTATATGTGATTGTAATTGCATTTTTAGTATCCTCTTCCTATAACCCGTTTTTGTATTTTCGGTTTTAA
- a CDS encoding DHHW family protein, which produces MNEKNINRITVWVFLSLIIGFAICNHILPQMSFSENENRSLVLFSKPNVKEIKNGRWMKSFEQYASDQFLFRDNFMRIKTKTDRMLGKMDNGKVYFGKDGYLISMDRPDQRQQAANSSLLCTFIKRMGVAEKQKNQISVSILMLPSVSSVECEKLPQFTPVFEEEREIKRLEEQIKQISQNAIFVDGAAPLLSAKKNGTQLYYRNDHHWTTFGAYEVYRYWAEKNGFVPYDKEAFQIRLVSESFYGTNQAKALGAETVADKIYSWTFIDEPKYSIEIPAENLVKHSLYEESFLRKKDKYAYFLGGNVGEMLIHTPIKNGRNLMVIKDSYANCFIPFLCGHYESITVIDPRYYRGVICDTIQENGVNEVLFLYSFLQFSNDRNFVYGVR; this is translated from the coding sequence ATGAATGAGAAGAATATAAATAGAATAACGGTCTGGGTATTTTTATCTCTTATTATTGGTTTCGCGATCTGTAATCATATCTTGCCACAGATGTCATTTTCAGAAAACGAAAACCGCAGCCTTGTTTTATTTTCAAAACCAAATGTAAAAGAGATAAAAAATGGTCGCTGGATGAAAAGTTTTGAACAATATGCTTCAGATCAGTTTTTATTCAGAGATAATTTTATGAGAATAAAAACAAAAACAGATAGGATGCTTGGGAAAATGGATAATGGGAAGGTGTATTTCGGAAAGGACGGCTATTTAATCAGCATGGACCGCCCAGATCAAAGACAGCAGGCAGCAAATAGTTCATTATTGTGTACTTTTATAAAACGTATGGGCGTGGCAGAAAAACAGAAAAACCAAATCTCTGTTTCTATATTAATGCTGCCGTCAGTGAGCAGTGTGGAGTGTGAAAAACTTCCGCAGTTTACGCCTGTGTTTGAAGAAGAAAGGGAAATCAAGAGATTAGAGGAGCAGATTAAACAAATCAGCCAGAATGCAATTTTTGTAGATGGAGCAGCCCCTCTTTTATCTGCTAAAAAAAATGGAACGCAGCTTTACTATAGGAATGATCACCACTGGACTACCTTTGGGGCTTACGAGGTGTATCGCTATTGGGCAGAAAAAAATGGATTCGTTCCTTATGATAAAGAGGCATTTCAAATCCGCCTAGTGAGTGAAAGTTTTTACGGAACAAATCAAGCGAAAGCACTCGGTGCAGAGACCGTTGCGGACAAAATTTACTCCTGGACATTTATAGATGAACCGAAATATTCAATAGAGATACCTGCAGAAAATCTAGTGAAACATTCCCTTTATGAAGAATCGTTTTTAAGAAAAAAAGATAAGTATGCTTATTTTTTAGGAGGAAATGTCGGAGAGATGCTTATTCATACACCGATTAAAAACGGCAGAAATCTGATGGTAATTAAAGATTCCTATGCCAACTGCTTTATTCCGTTCCTTTGCGGCCATTACGAGAGTATTACAGTCATCGATCCACGCTATTATCGAGGCGTAATATGTGATACAATACAAGAAAATGGAGTGAATGAAGTATTGTTTTTATATAGCTTTCTGCAATTTTCAAATGATCGTAATTTTGTTTACGGTGTGCGTTAG
- the nifJ gene encoding pyruvate:ferredoxin (flavodoxin) oxidoreductase, with protein MGKKMKTMDGNTAAAYVSYAFTDVAAIYPITPSSPMAEVVDEMAAHGEKNIFGQEVKVVEMQSEAGASGTVHGSLAAGALTTTYTASQGLLLMIPNMYKIAGELLPGVFHVSARTLAAHALCIFGDHSDVMSARQTGFALLCSCSVQEVMDLGGIAHLAAIRGRVPFLHFFDGFRTSHEIQKIELIDYKDFKEMADLEAVQRFRDNALNPEHPVIRGTAQNPDIFFQAREAANKFYTELPAIVDDYMQRISALTGREYHLFDYVGAPDAENVIVAMGSVCETIEETMNVLLEKGEKVGLVKVRLYRPWAPEYLKAVMPKTVKRIAALDRTKEPGAMGDPLYMDLKTMYYNEENAPEVYGGRYGLGSKDTVPGQIVAVFDNLKAAQPKDQFTIGIVDDLTNTSLPTVDITTEPAGTVRCKFWGLGSDGTVGANKQAIKIIGDKTELYAQGYFAYDSKKSGGVTISHLRFGKNKIQSTYLINEADFVACHNQAYVHQYNVLKGLKKNGNFVLNCNWDMKGLEANLPASMKQYLAKNKINFYIIDAVAMAEKIGLGNRINMIMQSAFFKLADVIPVADAIGYLKESIVKTYGKKGEKIVKMNQDAVDMGVNGLTKVEVPASWAEATDADGEKKELPEFIAEVLVPMNRQEGDDLPVSAFEGIEDGTFPSGTAAYEKRGVAVHVPEWNPDNCIQCNQCSFVCPHATIRPVLIDKNEKAAAPAGFKTVPAKGKGFEELEYKIQVSPMDCLGCGNCADICPAPNKALVMKPFTTQESEAENWNYAMKMPIRDNLMAKETVKGSQFAKPYIEFSGACAGCGETPYIKLVTQLFGDRMMIANATGCSSIWGASAPSMPYCKDENGRGPSWANSLFEDNAEYGLGMATGVNQMREKIKVSMEALLEKNIPAELKAACEEWLENMNDGARSRELSDRVMAAMEAASLDAEAKEVADEIVAKKDFLVKKSVWCLGGDGWSYDIGYGGVDHVLASGEDINILVFDTEVYSNTGGQSSKATPTGAIAKFAASGKKIKKKDLGMMAMSYGYVYVAQVGMGADKNQFIKAVREAENYHGPSLIICYAPCINHGMKKGMGKTQENTKDAVNCGYWQLYRFNPTLKEDGKNPFTLDSKEPKESFRDFIMDQVRYNSLAKEFPDIAEELFDLAERNAKERLDTYKKMAECY; from the coding sequence ATGGGTAAAAAAATGAAAACCATGGATGGAAACACTGCCGCAGCATATGTATCATATGCTTTTACAGATGTAGCAGCAATCTATCCGATTACACCTTCGTCCCCAATGGCAGAAGTAGTGGACGAAATGGCGGCACATGGCGAAAAGAATATCTTCGGACAAGAAGTTAAGGTTGTAGAAATGCAATCTGAAGCAGGTGCGTCCGGTACTGTTCACGGCTCTTTGGCTGCTGGTGCTTTAACAACAACTTATACAGCATCTCAGGGACTTCTTTTAATGATTCCTAATATGTATAAAATCGCCGGCGAATTGCTTCCAGGTGTATTTCATGTATCGGCAAGAACTTTAGCTGCTCATGCACTATGTATTTTTGGTGATCATTCTGATGTTATGTCTGCAAGACAAACTGGTTTTGCTCTGCTATGTTCGTGCTCTGTTCAAGAGGTTATGGATCTTGGCGGAATCGCTCATCTTGCTGCAATTAGAGGCAGAGTTCCTTTCTTACATTTCTTTGACGGTTTCAGAACTTCTCACGAGATTCAAAAAATTGAGCTAATCGATTACAAAGATTTTAAAGAGATGGCAGATTTAGAAGCTGTTCAGAGATTTAGAGACAATGCCTTAAACCCAGAACATCCTGTAATTAGAGGTACAGCTCAAAATCCAGATATCTTCTTCCAAGCAAGAGAAGCAGCAAATAAGTTCTATACAGAACTGCCTGCAATCGTGGATGATTATATGCAGCGGATTTCTGCATTGACCGGAAGAGAATACCACTTATTTGATTATGTTGGTGCGCCGGATGCAGAAAATGTAATCGTAGCAATGGGTTCTGTCTGTGAAACCATTGAAGAAACGATGAATGTGCTCTTAGAAAAAGGCGAAAAAGTCGGACTGGTTAAGGTTCGTTTATATAGACCATGGGCTCCGGAATACTTAAAAGCAGTTATGCCGAAAACTGTAAAGCGGATCGCTGCTCTTGATAGAACAAAAGAACCGGGAGCAATGGGTGATCCTCTTTATATGGATTTAAAGACTATGTATTACAATGAGGAAAATGCACCTGAAGTTTACGGAGGCAGATACGGACTTGGTTCGAAAGATACTGTCCCAGGACAGATTGTTGCGGTTTTTGATAATCTAAAGGCGGCACAGCCGAAGGATCAGTTTACAATCGGCATAGTTGACGATTTGACAAATACTTCGTTGCCTACAGTTGATATCACAACAGAGCCGGCCGGTACGGTAAGATGTAAATTCTGGGGACTTGGTTCCGATGGTACCGTTGGTGCAAATAAGCAGGCAATTAAAATTATCGGAGATAAGACCGAGTTATATGCGCAGGGATATTTTGCTTATGATTCAAAAAAATCTGGAGGCGTAACTATTTCTCACTTACGTTTTGGTAAGAATAAGATACAGTCTACTTACTTAATTAACGAAGCAGACTTTGTAGCATGCCATAATCAGGCATATGTACACCAGTATAACGTGTTAAAGGGATTAAAGAAGAATGGTAACTTTGTATTGAACTGCAACTGGGATATGAAGGGCTTGGAAGCAAATCTGCCGGCAAGCATGAAGCAGTACCTTGCAAAGAACAAGATTAATTTTTACATTATTGATGCAGTTGCCATGGCAGAAAAAATCGGCTTAGGCAATCGAATCAATATGATTATGCAGTCTGCATTCTTTAAGCTCGCAGATGTGATTCCGGTAGCTGATGCAATTGGCTATTTAAAAGAATCTATCGTTAAGACTTACGGCAAAAAAGGCGAAAAGATTGTTAAGATGAACCAAGATGCTGTAGATATGGGCGTAAATGGATTGACCAAGGTGGAAGTTCCTGCTTCCTGGGCAGAAGCGACGGATGCAGACGGTGAAAAGAAAGAGCTTCCTGAATTCATTGCAGAGGTGCTTGTTCCTATGAATCGTCAGGAAGGTGATGACCTTCCGGTTAGTGCATTTGAAGGAATTGAAGACGGAACGTTCCCATCCGGAACTGCTGCATATGAAAAGAGAGGCGTTGCGGTACATGTTCCGGAATGGAATCCAGATAATTGTATCCAATGTAATCAATGCTCGTTCGTATGTCCACATGCTACAATTCGTCCTGTATTAATAGATAAAAATGAAAAAGCAGCAGCGCCTGCAGGCTTCAAAACCGTTCCTGCAAAGGGAAAAGGTTTTGAAGAATTGGAATATAAAATACAGGTTTCTCCTATGGATTGCTTAGGCTGCGGAAATTGCGCAGATATTTGTCCTGCGCCAAATAAGGCTTTGGTTATGAAACCATTTACTACACAGGAAAGCGAAGCTGAAAACTGGAACTACGCAATGAAGATGCCGATCAGAGACAATCTGATGGCAAAGGAAACGGTAAAAGGTAGCCAATTTGCAAAACCGTATATCGAGTTTTCCGGTGCGTGCGCTGGATGCGGCGAAACACCATATATTAAGCTTGTAACACAGTTATTCGGTGACCGAATGATGATTGCGAATGCAACCGGATGCTCTTCTATCTGGGGTGCTTCGGCTCCATCTATGCCATATTGCAAGGATGAAAACGGAAGAGGTCCGTCTTGGGCGAATTCTCTGTTTGAAGATAATGCAGAATATGGACTTGGAATGGCTACTGGTGTAAACCAGATGAGAGAAAAGATCAAGGTAAGCATGGAAGCCTTACTTGAGAAGAATATTCCTGCAGAACTAAAAGCTGCTTGTGAAGAATGGCTTGAGAATATGAACGATGGAGCACGTTCCAGAGAGCTTAGCGACCGCGTTATGGCTGCTATGGAAGCTGCTTCTTTAGATGCAGAAGCGAAAGAAGTTGCAGATGAAATTGTTGCGAAAAAAGATTTCTTGGTTAAGAAGTCCGTATGGTGTCTTGGCGGAGATGGATGGTCTTACGATATTGGTTATGGAGGTGTAGACCATGTACTTGCTTCCGGTGAAGACATCAATATCTTAGTATTTGATACGGAGGTATATTCCAATACAGGAGGTCAATCTTCTAAGGCAACGCCTACGGGTGCGATTGCTAAGTTTGCTGCTTCCGGTAAGAAAATTAAGAAGAAAGACCTTGGCATGATGGCTATGAGCTATGGCTATGTTTATGTTGCTCAGGTTGGCATGGGAGCAGATAAAAATCAGTTCATTAAGGCTGTAAGAGAAGCAGAAAATTATCACGGACCATCCTTGATTATCTGTTATGCACCTTGTATCAATCACGGTATGAAGAAAGGTATGGGAAAGACGCAGGAAAATACAAAAGACGCTGTTAACTGCGGATATTGGCAGCTTTACCGGTTCAACCCTACTTTGAAGGAAGATGGAAAGAATCCATTTACTTTAGATTCAAAAGAACCGAAGGAAAGCTTCCGTGACTTCATCATGGATCAGGTAAGGTATAATTCCTTAGCTAAGGAATTCCCTGATATTGCAGAAGAATTGTTCGATCTTGCAGAACGAAATGCGAAGGAAAGATTAGACACTTACAAGAAGATGGCAGAATGCTATTAA